The following proteins come from a genomic window of Chanos chanos chromosome 15, fChaCha1.1, whole genome shotgun sequence:
- the LOC115828365 gene encoding gap junction gamma-1 protein-like: MSWSFLMQLLDEIANHSTFVGKIWFTLLIVFRIVLIAVGGESIYNDEQSDFVCNTLQPGCENVCYDAFAPLSQVRFWVFQVIMITTPTIMYLGFAIHKIARMEDDEYRPRTRKGMPMANYGADRDYEEAENSREEDPVISEEIVPEKEKEPEKPSKKHNGRRRIKRDGLMKVYILQLLSRAAFEASFLFGQYILYGFEVAPSYLCTRIIYLFF; encoded by the coding sequence ATGAGTTGGAGTTTCCTTATGCAACTGTTGGACGAGATCGCCAACCACTCGACCTTTGTGGGCAAGATCTGGTTCACACTATTAATCGTCTTCCGTATCGTTCTGATAGCCGTGGGGGGTGAATCCATATACAACGACGAGCAGAGTGACTTTGTTTGCAATACGCTGCAACCTGGGTGTGAGAATGTTTGCTATGATGCCTTCGCTCCTCTATCCCAGGTCAGGTTCTGGGTCTTCCAGGTCATCATGATCACCACACCAACCATCATGTACTTGGGTTTTGCCATACACAAGATTGCACGTATGGAAGACGATGAGTACAGGCCACGGACCCGGAAAGGAATGCCCATGGCCAACTACGGGGCTGACCGTGATTACGAGGAGGCAGAGAACAGCAGGGAGGAAGATCCAGTGATCTCAGAGGAGATTGTGccagagaaggaaaaggagcCGGAGAAGCCCAGCAAGAAGCACAACGGTCGCCGACGTATCAAGCGGGATGGGCTGATGAAGGTGTACATTTTGCAGCTGCTCTCACGCGCGGCCTTCGAAGCGTCCTTCCTTTTTGGCCAGTACATCTTGTATGGCTTTGAAGTTGCACCTTCCTACCTCTGCACtcgcattatttatttatttttttga